A stretch of Lactuca sativa cultivar Salinas chromosome 6, Lsat_Salinas_v11, whole genome shotgun sequence DNA encodes these proteins:
- the LOC111879668 gene encoding pentatricopeptide repeat-containing protein At1g77360, mitochondrial: MVIHDNMIRVFTSPMKSSFRNLFHPRRRTYCSIETKKDILFDPTKQICKIMMSCPKLGVATALDQSGIRPSPEVVEQVLKRFTNAGMLVYQFFDWAGKQRNYEHSIKAYHAMIESLAKIRQYEIMWDLINTMRTKNLLNIETFCIIMRKYARAQKVEEAIYTFNIMEKYNTPPNLSAFNGLLSALCKSRNVRKAQEIFDTMKERFKPDQKTYSILIEGWGKDPNLPKAREIYKEMENDGCTPDIVTYGIMVDILCKTGRVDEAIDIIKDMEYNGCGPTSFIYSILIHTYGIENRIEDAVDTFLEMERNGVHADVAVYNALISAFCKVNKVKNAYRVLNEMECKKVNPNSRTCNILLNHLIDRKESKEAFKVFKRMIKICEPDADTYTMMIKMFCETGDIEMGQKVWKYMKGKQFVPSLHTFSVMINGLCENEDASEACVLMEEMIEKGIRPPRLTFGRLRKLLLDQKRDDVFEFLQQKLDLLVKEPLCD; encoded by the exons ATG GTGATCCACGACAATATGATCAGAGTATTCACCAGTCCTATGAAATCAAGTTTCAGAAATCTTTTTCATCCCAGAAGAAGAACATACTGCTCGATTGAAACAAAGAAAGACATATTATTCGACcccacaaaacaaatatgcaaaaTCATGATGTCATGTCCAAAGCTAGGAGTTGCAACTGCACTTGATCAAAGTGGTATAAGGCCATCACCAGAAGTAGTAGAACAAGTCCTTAAAAGATTCACAAATGCAGGCATGTTGGTGTATCAATTCTTTGATTGGGCAGGTAAGCAACGTAACTATGAACATTCTATAAAAGCTTATCATGCCATGATTGAATCTTTAGCCAAAATCAGACAATATGAAATCATGTGGGATCTTATAAACACCATGAGAACCAAAAACCTACTCAATATCGAGACTTTTTGCATAATTATGAGAAAGTATGCAAGAGCACAAAAAGTCGAAGAGGCAATCTACACCTTCAATATCATGGAAAAATACAACACCCCTCCAAATTTATCAGCTTTTAATGGTTTGTTAAGCGCATTATGTAAATCAAGAAACGTAAGAAAAGCCCAAGAGATTTTTGACACAATGAAAGAAAGATTTAAACCTGATCAGAAAACTTACAGTATATTAATCGAAGGGTGGGGAAAGGATCCCAATTTGCCTAAAGCAAGAGAGATTTATAAAGAAATGGAAAATGACGGATGTACCCCTGATATTGTCACATACGGGATCATGGTTGATATTTTGTGTAAAACAGGTAGGGTAGATGAAGCTATTGATATAATAAAAGACATGGAATATAACGGTTGTGGGCCCACATCCTTCATATACAGTATTTTAATTCACACATACGGGATTGAAAACCGAATCGAAGATGCTGTTGATACGTTTCTTGAAATGGAAAGAAACGGTGTCCATGCTGACGTGGCAGTTTACAACGCGTTGATTAGTGCATTTTGTAAAGTAAACAAGGTTAAAAACGCGTATAGGGTTTTAAACGAAATGGAATGCAAAAAGGTGAATCCAAATTCAAGAACTTGTAACATTCTTTTGAATCATTTGATAGATAGAAAAGAAAGTAAAGAGGCGTTTAAGGTTTTCAAAAGGATGATCAAGATTTGTGAACCTGATGCGGATACGTATACGATGATGATTAAGATGTTTTGTGAAACGGGTGATATTGAAATGGGACAAAAAGTTTGGAAGTATATGAAAGGGAAGCAATTTGTTCCTAGTTTGCATACTTTTTCTGTTATGATTAACGGGTTGTGTGAAAATGAAGATGCTTCTGAAGCTTGTGTGTTAATGGAGGAAATGATTGAGAAAGGAATTCGACCACCGAGGTTGACTTTTGGGAGGTTGAGAAAATTGCTTTTGGATCAAAAGCGTGATGATGTGTTCGAGTTTTTACAACAAAAGTTGGACTTATTAGTAAAAGAGCCATTATGCGATTGA